In a single window of the Leptospira harrisiae genome:
- a CDS encoding sulfurtransferase: MIQKWIRSITTFLLLSFSIACAEKKEDNNTLLAGLLLFAANQIKVSTASDLVNESAADYNQNNWGLITPQTLARFVNNWPANRPSHITGNLIILQTDAADRVAGGATSPYIAENPNQGVYVYLLDDYKTTDLPNGGFRFNQTRDTGLFSNSVRYQANGQFVDDWLKSFGINLSKDLVVFTVGTGNGISGGAYPAKAVGAGAVQDVTRAIYWLRYWGADIKNLAILNGNLNKKATGAGIPLSTSRSGINLERNAGFSVKQLRVDNTVLTLGLEDIYEIAKTNGNANLSGLTAKQQIIDARPATQYNGTADGLNVARNALVANPTNEAYITTSYQSSGAPSASAGNQTFVPFEGNIKSSKTFPWSDLLKDNADGYEFLDKAAIKTLFDTTRAVYSPGTTIVSQCRTNFEAQVNGFASLNILGYPTVFYDGSLVEWTALVAAHGTNAINQVPADFKWRTDTTNVSTFLWYNNATHVVRPNINLTATTTKKFIQEDKAYKF, translated from the coding sequence ATGATTCAAAAATGGATCCGTTCCATCACAACATTCCTCCTACTTTCCTTCTCCATAGCTTGTGCAGAAAAGAAAGAAGACAATAATACATTACTGGCAGGTTTACTGCTATTTGCGGCCAACCAAATTAAAGTTAGTACAGCAAGCGATTTGGTAAACGAATCGGCAGCAGACTACAATCAAAACAATTGGGGGCTCATCACTCCTCAAACTTTAGCACGATTTGTGAATAACTGGCCGGCAAACAGACCGAGCCATATCACAGGAAACCTCATCATCTTACAAACCGATGCAGCTGATCGTGTTGCTGGAGGTGCAACCTCTCCCTATATCGCAGAAAATCCAAACCAAGGTGTCTATGTATACCTATTAGATGATTATAAAACTACTGATTTGCCAAATGGAGGATTTCGATTCAACCAAACAAGGGATACTGGACTCTTTTCTAATTCAGTTCGTTACCAAGCCAATGGACAGTTTGTGGATGATTGGTTAAAATCATTTGGAATCAATCTATCGAAAGACTTAGTTGTTTTTACTGTCGGAACAGGGAATGGAATTTCCGGTGGCGCTTATCCAGCGAAAGCAGTGGGAGCAGGTGCTGTACAAGATGTAACACGAGCAATATATTGGTTACGATATTGGGGAGCCGATATCAAAAATCTTGCCATCCTCAATGGGAACCTGAACAAAAAGGCAACTGGTGCGGGGATTCCGCTTTCTACATCTCGATCTGGTATCAACCTAGAACGGAATGCTGGATTTTCAGTGAAACAACTGCGAGTCGATAACACGGTCCTTACGCTTGGATTAGAAGATATTTACGAGATAGCTAAAACGAATGGGAATGCAAATCTTTCAGGATTAACCGCCAAACAACAGATTATCGATGCAAGGCCAGCCACACAATACAATGGGACGGCAGATGGATTGAATGTAGCAAGAAATGCCCTTGTTGCGAATCCAACAAATGAAGCCTATATCACAACTTCTTATCAATCTTCTGGTGCTCCTTCTGCATCTGCTGGAAACCAAACATTTGTCCCATTCGAAGGAAATATCAAATCTTCAAAAACATTTCCTTGGTCTGACCTTCTCAAAGACAATGCAGATGGATATGAATTCTTAGACAAAGCTGCTATCAAAACACTTTTTGATACAACTAGAGCCGTTTATTCACCAGGAACCACTATTGTAAGCCAATGCCGCACAAACTTTGAGGCTCAGGTGAATGGGTTTGCTTCTTTGAACATTCTCGGATACCCAACAGTGTTTTACGATGGATCTCTAGTGGAATGGACTGCTCTTGTTGCTGCACATGGAACCAATGCCATCAACCAAGTGCCTGCCGACTTCAAATGGAGAACCGATACTACTAACGTATCCACCTTCCTTTGGTACAATAATGCTACCCATGTGGTTCGTCCGAATATCAATCTCACAGCAACTACCACAAAAAAATTCATCCAAGAAGATAAGGCTTATAAGTTCTAA
- a CDS encoding DUF1538 domain-containing protein codes for MARNEKEESIHIGFRETITLILPYFQKKIWDQFKAVIWIVLYLALFQLFILRIPIKEAGLISLGIVAVVLGLAFFLEGLFLGLMPLGEALGLRLPQKLGIISIILFSILMGVGATLAEPAISILRACGTKVSPWDAPLLYFLLNEGSHYLYLSIAIGVGVSVVFGMLRFLFGFSLMRILVPTIVILLGVSIYAYFDENLKFISGLAWDSGAVTTGPVTVPLVVALGIGISKVAEKNDQSSAYGVVTLASLFPVLSVFLVGMYFSAKLPKPMPEEVFFKQGIKLEEAKLLLGDSYKIPPTKEVTSLKKITPPEFFKKAKENVYGAFELAIRAILPLSIFLLLFLGLILKEKISYPEEVFLGIGFSIIGLSIFNIGIIFGLNKLGDQVGGKLPSTFRSIELIDSTKFIPNFNPKSVLKAVNEDGKEEKFFYLKERKSYTGIPYHEENWNQKNKIYEYVPIHGPIFGKEDNLLGYLVVLVFAFFLGYSATLAEPALSALGNTVEETTVGTFRKSLLIQSVAVGVGLGTLLGMLKILLEIPLVWIVVPIYLLLLFLNTFSKPEFIDIAWDSAGVTTGPITVPLIIAMGLGIGNQIGTVDGFGILAAASAFPILSVLIMGMIVENSRKLSLRDSTLKEK; via the coding sequence ATGGCAAGGAACGAAAAAGAGGAATCCATTCATATTGGCTTCCGAGAAACCATTACCTTAATCCTACCCTACTTTCAGAAAAAAATTTGGGATCAATTCAAAGCCGTCATCTGGATTGTTTTATACCTTGCTCTCTTTCAATTGTTTATTTTACGGATCCCCATCAAAGAAGCAGGCCTTATTTCTTTAGGAATTGTTGCTGTTGTCCTTGGATTGGCATTTTTTCTAGAAGGATTATTTTTGGGTCTAATGCCCTTAGGAGAAGCTTTGGGACTTCGCCTCCCTCAAAAACTGGGGATCATTAGTATCATTCTTTTTTCTATATTGATGGGAGTTGGTGCCACACTCGCAGAACCCGCCATCTCTATCCTTCGTGCTTGCGGTACGAAGGTTTCTCCTTGGGATGCACCATTACTATATTTTTTATTAAATGAAGGATCCCACTATCTCTACTTATCGATTGCAATTGGAGTTGGAGTATCCGTAGTTTTTGGGATGTTACGGTTTTTATTCGGATTTTCTTTAATGCGAATCCTTGTCCCAACCATAGTGATACTGTTAGGTGTTAGCATTTATGCTTATTTCGACGAGAACTTAAAGTTTATTTCGGGGCTTGCTTGGGACTCTGGAGCAGTGACAACAGGACCAGTCACAGTCCCTCTCGTTGTTGCATTGGGAATAGGGATTTCCAAGGTAGCAGAAAAAAATGACCAAAGCAGTGCCTATGGAGTAGTAACTCTGGCTTCCCTATTTCCTGTACTATCTGTCTTTTTAGTGGGGATGTATTTTTCTGCAAAATTACCCAAACCAATGCCAGAAGAAGTATTCTTCAAACAAGGAATCAAATTAGAAGAAGCAAAACTTCTACTAGGTGATTCATATAAAATTCCACCTACAAAAGAAGTAACTTCTTTAAAAAAAATCACTCCGCCAGAATTTTTTAAAAAGGCAAAAGAAAACGTTTATGGTGCTTTCGAATTAGCTATTCGAGCAATTTTACCCTTATCTATTTTTTTACTTTTGTTTTTAGGATTAATTTTAAAAGAAAAGATATCCTATCCTGAAGAAGTTTTTTTAGGGATTGGATTTTCGATTATTGGTCTTAGTATTTTTAATATTGGTATCATATTTGGGCTCAACAAACTTGGGGACCAAGTTGGGGGAAAACTTCCTTCGACATTTCGTTCCATAGAACTGATAGATTCTACGAAATTCATTCCAAACTTTAATCCCAAATCGGTGTTAAAAGCAGTCAATGAAGATGGAAAAGAAGAAAAATTCTTTTATCTTAAAGAAAGGAAGTCCTATACGGGAATTCCTTATCATGAGGAAAATTGGAATCAAAAAAACAAAATTTATGAATATGTTCCGATCCATGGGCCCATCTTTGGGAAAGAAGACAATTTATTAGGTTACTTAGTGGTCCTTGTATTTGCCTTTTTTTTAGGATACAGTGCAACTCTCGCAGAACCAGCATTATCTGCATTAGGAAATACGGTAGAAGAGACAACGGTTGGAACCTTTCGGAAATCATTATTGATCCAATCGGTGGCGGTTGGTGTAGGTTTGGGAACACTTCTTGGTATGTTAAAAATTTTATTAGAAATTCCCTTGGTTTGGATTGTTGTTCCAATTTATCTTTTACTTCTTTTTTTGAATACATTCAGCAAACCAGAGTTCATTGATATAGCTTGGGATAGCGCAGGAGTGACCACGGGTCCCATCACCGTCCCTCTCATTATCGCCATGGGGCTTGGAATTGGTAATCAAATTGGAACTGTTGATGGATTTGGAATTTTGGCAGCGGCATCCGCATTTCCCATTTTATCCGTTTTGATCATGGGTATGATTGTTGAAAATTCTCGCAAACTTTCGTTACGTGACTCCACATTAAAAGAGAAATAA
- the fabG gene encoding 3-oxoacyl-ACP reductase FabG has protein sequence MISLSGKTAIVTGGARGIGKATCLKLASLGANIVVADMNPEATNATAEELKSKGYKAIAVVANVSVEEDAQKLIDSAKKEFGTVDILVNNAGITRDTLLMRMKKEQWDAVIAVNLTGTYLCTQAAIKVMMKQENGGSIINLSSISGENGNIGQTNYSASKAGVIGFTKAVALEMASRKVRCNAIAPGFIATEMTEAIPENIRHGMVQAIPLKRAGLPEDIANGIAFLASDASSFITGHILDINGGGFLPGGGH, from the coding sequence ATGATTAGTTTATCAGGAAAAACAGCCATCGTAACAGGTGGAGCAAGAGGAATTGGAAAAGCAACTTGTTTGAAACTTGCTTCTCTTGGAGCCAATATCGTTGTAGCGGATATGAATCCAGAAGCAACCAATGCAACTGCAGAAGAATTAAAATCTAAAGGTTACAAAGCAATTGCTGTTGTAGCAAACGTATCTGTAGAAGAAGACGCTCAAAAACTAATTGATTCAGCAAAAAAAGAATTTGGAACGGTGGACATCCTCGTGAACAACGCAGGGATCACTCGTGACACTCTTCTTATGAGAATGAAAAAAGAGCAGTGGGATGCTGTCATCGCAGTAAACCTTACTGGAACTTATCTTTGTACACAAGCAGCCATCAAAGTCATGATGAAACAAGAAAATGGTGGATCTATCATCAACCTTTCTTCTATCTCTGGTGAGAATGGAAATATAGGACAAACAAACTACTCTGCATCCAAAGCTGGTGTGATTGGTTTTACTAAGGCTGTAGCTCTTGAGATGGCTTCTAGAAAGGTTCGTTGTAACGCAATCGCTCCTGGTTTTATCGCAACAGAAATGACAGAAGCAATCCCTGAAAACATCAGACATGGAATGGTGCAAGCTATTCCACTCAAACGTGCTGGTCTGCCTGAAGATATCGCAAACGGAATCGCTTTCCTTGCATCCGATGCATCTTCTTTTATCACAGGACATATCCTTGATATCAATGGTGGTGGGTTTTTACCAGGTGGCGGTCACTAA
- the plsX gene encoding phosphate acyltransferase PlsX: protein MWVAVDAMSGDYGPEGIVEGAVMAVREFGLSVYLVGDEQELLDILLKFDYDTEKVRVIHSTEIIGMNDSPSIAVRAMEDSSVVKAVRLVADKECVGVFSPGNTGATMAAALLHLGRLPGVLRPPIAAHIPREEGPPVLLLDAGANVDCKPEYLAQFAVMGEIYSRELFGIQNPKVGILSNGEEDKKGNTVSVKTFDLLKKIPFNFVGNVEGRDLYGGGREVDVVVCDGFIGNIVLKATEGLAKSIFNVLKNSIRQSSLAKTGALLLKSTFNAVKKRLDYAEYGGALLLGVEGICMIGHGSSNALAVKNAVRVIAECAKHGINDRIRTRLGEYKTILSDSV, encoded by the coding sequence ATGTGGGTCGCCGTGGACGCGATGAGCGGAGATTACGGCCCCGAAGGTATCGTCGAGGGCGCGGTAATGGCAGTTCGAGAATTCGGGCTGTCTGTTTATCTCGTTGGCGACGAACAAGAGTTACTTGATATCCTGTTAAAATTTGATTATGACACTGAGAAAGTCCGTGTCATTCATTCTACCGAGATCATCGGTATGAATGATTCTCCTTCGATAGCAGTCCGCGCTATGGAGGATTCTTCCGTAGTCAAAGCAGTTCGTTTAGTGGCAGACAAAGAATGTGTCGGTGTGTTTTCTCCGGGAAACACTGGTGCAACTATGGCTGCCGCCTTATTACATCTTGGTCGCCTACCAGGCGTTCTGCGGCCACCTATCGCTGCGCATATTCCCAGAGAGGAAGGACCACCCGTACTTCTGTTAGATGCTGGCGCCAATGTTGACTGTAAACCTGAATACTTAGCTCAGTTTGCAGTGATGGGAGAGATTTATTCCCGTGAACTTTTTGGAATCCAAAATCCTAAGGTTGGTATTCTTTCCAATGGGGAAGAAGACAAAAAAGGAAATACGGTTTCTGTCAAAACCTTCGATCTTTTAAAAAAAATACCATTTAACTTTGTAGGAAACGTGGAAGGTCGTGACCTTTATGGTGGTGGCCGTGAAGTGGATGTTGTGGTTTGTGATGGCTTTATTGGGAACATTGTTCTTAAGGCAACTGAAGGACTTGCGAAATCTATTTTTAATGTATTAAAAAATTCCATCAGACAGTCAAGCCTTGCAAAGACGGGTGCCTTACTTTTAAAATCAACTTTTAACGCTGTGAAAAAACGTTTAGACTATGCGGAATACGGCGGAGCACTTCTACTTGGTGTGGAAGGGATTTGTATGATTGGTCATGGTTCTTCCAATGCTCTTGCAGTCAAAAATGCAGTTCGAGTCATCGCAGAGTGCGCCAAACACGGAATTAACGATAGAATCCGAACCAGACTCGGTGAATACAAAACTATACTTAGTGATTCAGTTTGA
- the rpmF gene encoding 50S ribosomal protein L32, with the protein MAVPKRRKSKSKVRTKRAHHAIGKPNLNPCSNCGSFVLSHRVCPYCGFYKGKLVVAQKVKKTTEDN; encoded by the coding sequence ATGGCAGTCCCAAAGAGACGTAAATCAAAATCGAAAGTTAGAACGAAAAGAGCCCATCACGCGATTGGCAAACCTAACTTAAACCCGTGTTCCAATTGTGGATCATTTGTTCTATCCCACCGTGTTTGCCCTTATTGCGGTTTTTATAAGGGAAAACTCGTAGTCGCTCAAAAAGTTAAAAAAACGACCGAAGATAACTAA
- the hisG gene encoding ATP phosphoribosyltransferase — translation MLTLALPKGRLAEETAVLLLSKGWLKTLPSEGSKELTFVSEDKRLRLLFVRSQDVCTYVEEAAADAGIVGWDILKEGGFDLIAPVDLKLGACRLSLASFPDFDLFAKRSKVRVATKYPNLTREYFFSKGISCEIIKLYGSIELAPIVGLSDCIVDLVSTGGTLKANGLKEFESILYSTARLVCNRSSFYHKHTELRSLIESLEN, via the coding sequence ATGTTAACTTTGGCTCTTCCGAAAGGTAGGCTTGCCGAAGAAACTGCGGTCCTTTTGTTATCCAAAGGGTGGTTAAAAACATTACCATCCGAGGGTTCCAAAGAACTCACCTTCGTCTCCGAAGACAAACGCCTCCGCCTTTTATTTGTCAGATCCCAAGATGTTTGCACTTATGTGGAAGAAGCCGCTGCTGATGCCGGCATTGTGGGTTGGGACATTCTAAAGGAAGGGGGATTTGATCTCATTGCCCCTGTGGATTTGAAACTAGGAGCCTGTAGGCTCTCTCTCGCCTCCTTTCCCGACTTTGATCTTTTTGCCAAACGTTCCAAAGTGCGAGTGGCCACAAAATACCCGAACCTAACACGTGAATATTTTTTCTCCAAAGGGATTTCCTGCGAAATCATCAAACTCTATGGATCAATAGAACTTGCTCCTATCGTGGGCCTTTCTGACTGCATCGTGGACCTAGTTTCTACTGGTGGCACCTTAAAAGCCAATGGTCTGAAGGAATTTGAGTCGATTTTGTATAGTACGGCCCGTTTGGTATGCAATCGCTCCTCTTTTTATCACAAACACACCGAATTACGGTCTCTTATCGAGAGCCTAGAAAATTAA
- a CDS encoding 30S ribosomal protein S1: MNSTNPSSPKNETTSFGELLEKWESQSQAQEQENSAGKGTLIEGTVVDVIGDTVFLDIGEKLEARVSREDFSETPKRGEKVSAIIKKRVDGYCVLSKKEADQRVGWETIKDASQNGYPLSGKIVGEVKNKGYLVESEGIQLFLPASHVGVRFKESTEGGKEFSFKIIELNEKTRTGVVSRKTLLDEINGEKWEELLGKVKVGDKVNGKVVKIANFGVFLSVYEVVGLLRQNDISYKKFAPFKQYFNIGAEVEVIVLEVDKENNKLSLGIKQLYEDPWIWAKKELEKGMVVRGIVTSLTNFGAFVELKEGLEGLIHTTELSWAKKPPHPKDVLKKGQEVDSEILDIDFEARRLSLGLKQLLPNPWEALSANVRAGNVLEGKITGITKYGAFVEVESGIEGLIHISDITWDEKEKNPLNLLKKGQSVQYKILDVNLDAQRISCGLKQLSEHPYEALRKKYPPGTLVEGRVKSIVSFGVFVEVEPGYEGLVHISEIPDGRNIKLEDLYKVGDSVRTVVVKIEPNNKKISLSIKDFDKAVEREEMAKYMKEDNQPSRESIGSFMNLNQNR; the protein is encoded by the coding sequence TTGAATTCAACCAACCCATCCTCCCCCAAAAATGAGACCACTTCCTTCGGCGAATTATTAGAGAAGTGGGAATCGCAATCACAAGCACAAGAACAAGAAAACTCCGCAGGAAAAGGTACCCTCATTGAAGGGACTGTAGTCGATGTCATTGGTGACACTGTTTTCCTTGATATTGGAGAAAAATTGGAAGCTCGTGTCTCACGTGAAGACTTCTCGGAAACGCCAAAACGCGGTGAGAAAGTCAGTGCGATCATTAAGAAGCGGGTCGACGGATATTGTGTCCTCTCCAAAAAAGAAGCGGACCAAAGAGTTGGTTGGGAAACCATCAAAGACGCAAGTCAAAACGGATACCCTCTCTCTGGTAAAATTGTCGGAGAAGTGAAAAACAAAGGATACCTAGTTGAAAGCGAAGGCATTCAACTTTTTCTACCTGCTTCTCACGTAGGTGTCCGTTTTAAAGAATCCACTGAAGGTGGAAAAGAGTTTTCATTCAAAATCATTGAACTCAACGAAAAAACAAGAACCGGTGTGGTTTCTCGCAAAACTCTCCTCGACGAAATCAATGGAGAGAAGTGGGAAGAACTCCTCGGCAAAGTAAAAGTAGGGGACAAAGTGAACGGAAAGGTTGTGAAAATTGCCAACTTTGGTGTTTTCCTTTCTGTTTACGAAGTGGTAGGACTTCTACGCCAAAACGATATTTCTTATAAAAAATTTGCTCCTTTCAAACAATACTTCAACATCGGTGCCGAAGTCGAAGTGATTGTTTTAGAAGTGGATAAAGAGAACAATAAACTTTCTCTTGGAATCAAACAACTTTACGAAGATCCTTGGATTTGGGCAAAGAAAGAACTCGAAAAAGGAATGGTGGTTCGCGGAATCGTAACCTCACTTACCAATTTCGGTGCTTTCGTAGAACTCAAAGAAGGACTCGAGGGTCTCATCCATACCACAGAACTTTCTTGGGCAAAAAAACCACCACATCCTAAAGATGTTTTGAAAAAAGGCCAAGAAGTTGATTCGGAAATTTTGGACATTGATTTCGAGGCAAGACGTTTGTCACTCGGACTCAAACAACTCCTTCCTAACCCTTGGGAAGCTCTCTCTGCTAACGTTCGTGCTGGAAATGTTCTCGAAGGTAAAATCACTGGAATCACAAAATACGGTGCTTTCGTTGAAGTAGAAAGTGGAATCGAAGGACTCATTCATATCTCTGACATCACTTGGGATGAAAAAGAAAAGAATCCGTTAAACCTCCTTAAAAAAGGCCAATCGGTTCAATACAAAATCCTTGATGTCAACTTAGATGCACAACGAATCAGCTGTGGTCTGAAACAACTTTCAGAACATCCATACGAAGCTCTTCGCAAAAAATACCCACCGGGTACACTTGTAGAAGGTCGTGTGAAGTCCATCGTGAGTTTTGGTGTGTTCGTAGAAGTAGAACCAGGTTACGAAGGCCTTGTTCACATCTCTGAAATTCCTGATGGTCGTAACATCAAGTTAGAAGATCTTTACAAAGTGGGCGATTCCGTTCGCACAGTTGTTGTCAAAATCGAACCTAACAATAAGAAGATTTCTCTCTCTATCAAAGATTTTGATAAAGCAGTAGAACGTGAAGAGATGGCTAAATACATGAAGGAAGACAACCAACCTTCTCGTGAATCCATCGGTTCATTTATGAATTTAAACCAAAACCGATAG
- the cmk gene encoding (d)CMP kinase, with the protein MSLSNIEKVIAIDGPAGSGKSTLARMIAHKIGYLYLDSGAFYRALTLAIWEKFLETKEDESKFPFYTEKLADATLLEKDEAEFGFSVAKIPVHCELSSTGENLMFLGKRDISLEIRDPEITKKIRYIAPRRAFREILNHHIREFAKTHKLVMDGRDIGTEVFPKSKFKFFLTASVEVRAKRRYDELVAKGFKADLNHIKDEIVARDESDTTRTVAPLKQASDAILIDTSTLDTETVLNTILSKVSSSGQI; encoded by the coding sequence ATGAGTTTATCGAACATAGAAAAAGTCATTGCCATCGATGGGCCTGCCGGCTCAGGAAAAAGTACACTCGCACGAATGATAGCGCATAAAATTGGGTATTTATATTTGGATTCAGGCGCCTTTTACAGGGCGTTAACTCTCGCTATATGGGAAAAGTTTCTTGAGACAAAAGAGGATGAGTCTAAGTTTCCGTTTTACACAGAAAAATTAGCGGATGCCACACTCCTAGAAAAAGACGAAGCAGAGTTCGGATTTTCTGTGGCTAAGATTCCCGTACATTGTGAACTTTCGTCTACTGGTGAAAATTTAATGTTTCTTGGTAAAAGAGACATAAGTTTGGAAATCCGTGATCCGGAGATCACTAAAAAAATCCGTTACATTGCACCAAGACGTGCTTTCCGCGAAATCCTAAACCACCACATCCGAGAATTCGCAAAAACTCACAAATTGGTGATGGACGGCCGGGACATTGGGACAGAAGTCTTTCCAAAATCAAAATTTAAATTTTTTCTGACTGCCTCTGTGGAAGTGAGGGCCAAACGCCGATACGATGAATTAGTTGCAAAAGGCTTCAAAGCCGACCTAAACCACATCAAAGACGAAATTGTGGCTCGGGACGAAAGTGACACCACCCGTACTGTGGCCCCCCTGAAGCAGGCTTCCGACGCAATCCTAATTGACACGAGCACCCTCGACACAGAAACTGTCCTAAATACTATCCTGTCCAAGGTTTCATCCTCTGGGCAAATCTAG
- a CDS encoding histidine kinase dimerization/phosphoacceptor domain -containing protein, with protein sequence MKLRNRNLDPERIADFECFRSGILELIVGNSPLPDVLKEIVLGIETLNPTMICTVVLIENSKIKIGAAPSLPKIYNDSIEGVTIGPEAGSCGTAAYTGKRVIVEDIGTSPLWKNYKDIALSVGLYSCWSEPIHSHTSEVIGTFAIYHHEIASPTEFDIFIITETADLVSIAIEKSIVSEKLTESERRFRDFFEKNSSVMLIIEPNSGDIINANQTAVQFYGYTHEILTTMKIDEINVLPPEDVKAERLRALAEERSYFSFPHKLANGNIKQVEVYSTPIETSNRHLLFSIIHDVTERKTAEEKVKSLLSEKEMILREVHHRIKNNMTILYNLLDLQAGSQKNEEIRNSLKDATSRIKTMSLLYDKLYLGKAFHELLLDEYLIPLSGEIISLFPYPVKLITEIESLQLSAEQLQAIGIITNELLTNSLKYARDSSRELEIQIKVWTEDSNFFLLIRDNGKGFDPQMKNPENLGFGLTLVTMLTKQLSGELTFHGDTGAEYKIKFPMVKSHP encoded by the coding sequence GTGAAATTAAGAAATCGCAATCTTGATCCTGAACGAATTGCCGACTTCGAATGTTTCCGGAGTGGGATCTTAGAACTCATCGTTGGGAACTCTCCACTTCCTGACGTACTCAAAGAAATTGTATTGGGAATTGAAACTCTAAACCCCACAATGATTTGTACGGTTGTTCTCATCGAAAATTCAAAAATTAAAATCGGTGCGGCCCCTTCTCTTCCCAAAATTTATAACGATTCCATTGAAGGAGTCACCATTGGGCCTGAAGCCGGTTCTTGCGGAACAGCGGCATACACTGGCAAACGAGTCATCGTAGAAGATATTGGAACCAGTCCTTTATGGAAAAATTACAAAGACATTGCGCTTAGCGTAGGTTTGTATTCTTGTTGGTCAGAACCCATTCACTCTCACACGAGCGAAGTGATTGGAACCTTTGCGATTTACCATCATGAAATTGCCAGTCCCACTGAGTTCGATATTTTTATCATAACGGAAACAGCAGACCTTGTTAGCATAGCCATTGAGAAATCTATTGTATCTGAAAAACTGACTGAAAGCGAAAGAAGGTTTCGAGATTTTTTCGAAAAGAACTCTTCTGTTATGCTCATCATTGAACCAAATTCTGGGGACATCATCAATGCCAACCAAACAGCAGTTCAATTCTATGGATATACTCATGAAATCCTAACGACAATGAAAATAGATGAAATCAATGTTTTACCTCCGGAAGATGTAAAAGCGGAAAGGTTGCGAGCCCTCGCAGAAGAAAGAAGTTACTTTTCTTTTCCACACAAACTTGCCAATGGAAACATCAAACAAGTAGAAGTTTATTCCACTCCAATAGAAACAAGTAACCGCCATTTACTTTTTTCTATTATTCATGATGTCACAGAAAGAAAAACTGCCGAGGAAAAAGTAAAGTCTCTGCTTTCAGAAAAAGAAATGATTTTGCGAGAGGTTCATCACCGGATCAAAAACAACATGACCATTCTGTACAATCTTTTAGATTTGCAAGCGGGTTCCCAAAAAAACGAAGAGATCCGAAATTCATTAAAAGATGCGACAAGCCGGATCAAAACCATGTCACTTCTTTATGATAAATTATATTTGGGAAAAGCTTTTCACGAATTACTTTTAGATGAATACTTAATACCATTATCAGGGGAAATCATTTCTTTATTTCCCTATCCGGTAAAACTCATTACAGAAATTGAAAGTTTACAATTGTCGGCAGAACAACTTCAGGCAATTGGAATCATCACAAATGAACTGCTTACTAATAGTTTAAAGTATGCAAGAGATTCTTCTAGAGAGTTGGAAATTCAAATCAAAGTTTGGACTGAAGACTCAAACTTTTTTTTGCTCATTCGTGATAACGGAAAAGGATTTGATCCTCAAATGAAAAACCCAGAAAACCTGGGTTTTGGTTTGACCTTGGTGACAATGTTAACTAAACAACTGAGCGGTGAACTCACATTTCACGGAGACACCGGTGCAGAGTATAAAATTAAATTTCCTATGGTGAAATCCCATCCTTAA